In a genomic window of Wyeomyia smithii strain HCP4-BCI-WySm-NY-G18 chromosome 1, ASM2978416v1, whole genome shotgun sequence:
- the LOC129717304 gene encoding uncharacterized protein LOC129717304, whose amino-acid sequence MDLIHCPKCAPEEDAKSWCYTGRGSCPCREIPQRVEEDIDAIDEIVMAANNDVLNKFAGVTYAKQAMNILTRTFQKVGGQPDSSSVALVNQSARKDVQCFGCQEYGHYRSRCPKNKKEKKKNKRTAGHTMMAGERAEPPKKEKNVRFIVDSGATERMVRDEALLEDVRVLEKPITITTAKSGQELRATKSRKIRLKSVIGLNKITPVVLYNILFIPGLESYLLLVRKCNEMGKKVIFVDDSVSILSFGEVIAKGKVVDGLYCLDFTLDLNQNQSDFDGKVRAMLHESGMPKEMWG is encoded by the coding sequence ATGGACCTTATCCACTGCCCAAAGTGCGCACCGGAAGAAGATGCCAAGTCCTGGTGCTACACCGGAAGAGGAAGCTGCCCGTGTCGAGAAATACCGCAGAGAGTAGAGGAGGACATCGACGCGATAGATGAGATAGTCATGGCGGCCAACAATGACGTTCTCAACAAATTCGCAGGGGTTACCTACGCGAAACAAGCGATGAATATTTTAACGCGAACCTTTCAGAAGGTTGGTGGACAACCGGATAGTTCCAGTGTGGCCCTGGTGAACCAATCAGCCAGGAAAGATGTCCAATGTTTCGGATGCCAGGAATACGGGCACTACAGAAGCCGCTGTCCAAAGAACAAGAAGGAGAAAAAGAAGAACAAAAGGACTGCTGGACACACAATGATGGCGGGCGAACGGGCAGAACCCCCTAAGAAAGAAAAGAATGTTCGATTCATCGTAGACTCTGGGGCTACAGAGCGTATGGTGCGAGACGAGGCATTGCTGGAAGATGTCCGGGTTTTGGAAAAACCGATAACCATTACTACTGCCAAATCAGGCCAGGAGCTTCGGGCTACGAAGTCAAGAAAAATAAGATTAAAATCTGTAATTGGATTAAATAAAATTACTCCGGTTGTACTGTATAATATCTTGTTTATTCCTGGTCTAGAATCCTATCTACTCTTGGTCAGAAAATGTAATGAGATGGGTaaaaaggttatttttgttGATGACAGTGTCTCAATCCTAAGCTTTGGTGAGGTTATTGCCAAAGGAAAGGTAGTTGATGGTTTGTATTGCTTGGATTTCACTCTTGATTTGAATCAGAATCAATCGGACTTTGATGGAAAAGTTCGGGCAATGCTACATGAAAGTGGAATGCCGAAGGAAATGTGGGGATAA
- the LOC129718030 gene encoding alkyldihydroxyacetonephosphate synthase-like isoform X3, with translation MDISKPLKVVSVFPKRRQDLLRWDGWGYKDCKFVCENDFVSFVGNRYPISGRMENFSDWARELFNVNVADYNPIAVQPTEFPEVVGNKAFLVGLSEAGIDYSQDGMDRLVRSHGQTLTDVENLRKHTYKRIPDVVIWPNCHNQVVQIVELANANDVVLIPVGGNTSVSLASTTPAIYDRTIAAVDMTQMNRLMWLSGENLTACFEVGIAGQDIERELGKLGFTLGHEPDSHEFSTLGGWIATRASGMKKNRYGNIEDIVVRVKMVTGNGVLEKKFTAPRVSIGPDFDHVIFGSEGTYGIVTEAVVKIRNIPEVRRYESLVFSDFDTGVQFLREVTEQQLQAPSMRLIDNIQFKCAVLLDPVASWYTAFVNKLKHFYLTTVCGFNMERIVAVTLLFEGDAKSVAHHEREVYAIAKKYGAIKGGEHNGKKGYMLTFVVAYIRDFAWDMNIVGESFETSIAWDKCISLCANVKACIRRECERRGIKYFAVSSRVTQSYDAGCCVYFYLLFKHLDIPEDSLKLFMEIEEIAREEILACGGTLSHHHGVGKLRSKWYPECVSPVGVGLYKAVKKELDPKNIFAAGNLVREEHQPKEDKP, from the exons ATGGATATCAGCAAACCGTTGAAAGTGGTCAGTGTGTTTCCAAAACGGCGCCAGGATTTGCTTCGCTGGGACGGTTGGGGTTACAAGGACTGCAAATTTGTGTGCGAAAATGATTTTGTCTCGTTCGTTGGAAACCGTTATCCTATTAGCGGACGGATGGAGAATTTCAGTGACTGGGCACGGGAATTGTTTAACGTTAATGTAGCGGATTATAATCCGATCGCCGTACAGCCGACTGAGTTTCCGGAAGTGGTCGGAAATAAAGCATTTCTGGTGGGTTTATCGGAAGCTGGAATTGACTACTCCCAGGATGGTATGGATCGGCTGGTTAGAAGTCATGGTCAAACTTTAACCGATGTGGAAAATCTGCGGAAACATACGTACAAAAGAATTCCAGATGTGGTAATTTGGCCTAATTGTCACAACCAAGTTGTGCAAATCGTGGAGTTGGCGAACGCTAACGATGTTGTTCTGATTCCTGTTGGTGGTAACACATCGGTGTCGTTGGCGTCGACAACTCCGGCTATTTACGATCGCACGATCGCTGCGGTGGACATGACGCAAATGAATCGGTTAATGTGGTTGTCCGGGGAAAACTTGACGGCTTGCTTCGAGGTAGGAATTGCTGGGCAGGACATTGAGCGGGAGCTGGGAAAGCTAGGATTTACACTAGGGCACGAACCAGACTCGCATGAGTTTTCCACCCTTGGCGGATGGATCGCGACAAGAGCATCCGGGATGAAAAAGAATCGGTATGGCAACATCGAGGATATTGTCGTGCGAGTGAAGATGGTCACCGGTAATGGTGTgttggagaaaaaattcacagcTCCACGGGTATCGATAGGACCGGATTTCGATCATGTGATTTTCGGTTCCGAGGGTACGTACGGAATAGTGACGGAAGCGGTGGTAAAAATTCGGAATATTCCCGAGGTGCGTCGATACGAATCGTTGGTTTTCTCCGATTTCGATACTGGAGTGCAATTTCTGAGAGAAGTTACGGAACAACAATTGCAGGCTCCGAGTATGCGTTTGATCGATAATATTCAATTTAAGTGCGCAGTACTGTTAGATCCTGTGGCAAGTTGGTATACTGCGTTTGTGAATAAGTTGAAACATTTTTATCTGACGAccgtttgtggcttcaatatgGAGCGCATAGTGGCGGTTACACTGCTCTTCGAAGGAGATGCAAAAAGTGTGGCGCACCATGAACGAGAAGTGTACGCGATCGCGAAAAAATATGGTGCTATCAAGGGTGGTGAACACAACGGGAAGAAAGGGTACATGTTGACCTTCGTGGTGGCTTACATTCGG GACTTCGCATGGGACATGAACATCGTCGGGGAATCGTTCGAGACATCCATCGCCTGGGACAAGTGCATTTCCCTCTGCGCTAACGTCAAAGCGTGCATAAGGCGCGAATGTGAACGCCGGGGAATTAAGTACTTTGCCGTGTCCAGTCGGGTTACGCAAAGTTACGATGCCGGTTGCTGCGTCTACTTTTACCTGTTGTTCAAACACCTGGATATCCCGGAAGACTCGCTGAAACTGTTCATGGAGATCGAGGAAATCGCCCGGGAAGAGATCCTAGCCTGCGGGGGAACACTATCGCATCATCACGGTGTCGGCAAACTGCGTAGTAAGTGGTATCCGGAGTGTGTCTCGCCAGTTGGTGTCGGTCTGTACAAAGCCGTCAAGAAAGAGCTCGACCCGAAAAACATTTTCGCTGCCGGAAATCTAGTTCGAGAAGAACACCAACCAAAAGAAGATAAACCTTAA